CATGAGATCCACGCCTTCACCAATTACTTGAGGCTGGTCATCGTGGGTTTTCATCTCCAGCGCCCACCTGGTGTGGGTTGCTGGAACGTTCACCGGATCATAACAGCTTAGAAGCCGCACCGAGCCAAGAGAATCCGCCAACCCAAAGTGAGCTGCACTTGCAGTCAGCACCCACTCCGGGCTGATGAGCGTTGCCGTACCGGACGATACAGCAGTCCCGTCCGGCTTGTACGCCGTGAGGTGGAGGATTGGACCAAACCGGGATGTCTTGCCCCAGTCATGGCCCGCCGCGATGTCCGCGGCCGTTTCGTACCACGCTCCCTCGCTTGCCGAAGCAAGCATAAGGAGCCCGATTGCTGCAAAAAGCAGCCTGCTTTTCCGCGCATTCATGACAGTCTCCTGCCCGACTGCGGCCGCGATACCAAGTCGGATTGGCTTGAACATGAAACGCTACCTTCCGGAGCCCCTGAAACGGGTGCGTCTCCGACCTATGAGGACCAATCCTGCAAACAAGAACCCCAATGTCGATGGTTCCGGAACTCTGACGTCGATGAAGTCGTTCACCTCGGTGAACGGCAGGATGATCGACTGGGCAAAATAGCCAAAATCACCCCGCACGGCTGTCATTACTCCACCGCCCAAGTAATCCCCGTTAAGGTTCCAAAGAACCTCGCTGCCACTACTGCCATAGGCCCCATGCGCCTCGAGCGGGACATCGAAGGGGCCAGGAGGGTCGAACACAGCCAGCATATACTGCGGTTCGACATTAAAGTAGGGCGAGTCTCCTCCAAATTTCTCGGCAACGTTCTTTCCAGCGCGCATTTGGTAGTCTTGGCCTTGGTTGGGGTTCGAGGCGGTGCCGTAGCGGCCGAAGCCTGCGAAGGCGTACTCCATGCCTCGCACTGGAGCCGTGTACGAGCGCACCAGCGCCGGAAGGTCCACCACTCCGGAGACCTGGGACATGCCAAAGTCCTTACCCGTGCCGGTTATCCCGGTGTACGCATCATGGAGGTCGGTCTTGTCGGCGACCCACATGTTGTCGTAGTTCACCGAATCCCGGCCAGAGTAGAAGCGCACCTCGTCAGCAGGAGCTCCACTTTCGTTGAAGTACTGGTGCCCCGTGTGGCCGAACCAGCCATTGCCCAGGTAGAACCCGCTTGAGGTGTACCAGGAGGAACCGAAGCGCACTCGCATGCGCACCACCGAATCGAACATCGGATCGTAGGCAAATGTCTTATGATCCGCGTCCAACGCTGTGTCTTGCTCGGTGAGCCCCAACGTGGGGTTCGTGATAGGGCCGGCAAGAACCAAGAGCACGACGGCCAGGGTGAAGATTCGCTTGAACATGAAACGCTTCTTTCCGGGTCCTCCGAAGGCCGGGTGAGCCGTGAAACGGCCGGACCGGCCAGTGCCGGGACCCGTTTGTCGGCAGCCTCCAGTGTAGCGATTGGCCGGGGGCGACTCAACGGCGAACCTGGGCGGGGCGTTGGATGGCGGTTCGGTCGGCCGGCGGCCGATTCGGCTAACCTCGGGGCGGTGAGCCGGGTCTAGATTTGCGGGGGAAGAGTGGTCGGGGCCGGCCGGCGGACCGCTTCGACCGGTATGGCGAGGTGCAGTTGTCTTGGGCCAATCGAGTGTATAATGGGATAGCCGCGGGTCCGCAGGCCTGCGACCCGCCGGCCCCGTTCCGTTCTTTGGCACGTGCATAGCGACCGTCCTTCCATCCTTCCACTTGTTCAACCCCCCTTGTGGGTTTGATGTGCCGTCCGCCGTCGCCAGGACGTGACAAAACAAACCGGCGACACGCAGTACCCTCCTGCGCCGGGAGGTGCGAAACAAACGGCGGATCAAGAACCCCCCCCCGCTCGCCTTGGCGACCGATTGCGTCGCGTTCCGCGTAGGCCTGAAACCTGCTGACGGTGCCCACGGGCATCGCGAGCAGGTTTTGTTGGCAGGTTTTCGCTGGTTGCTTATTAACCGTGAAAATCAAATCGGAGGCTGTATGCGGAACGACTTGTCATACGTACCGAAGTTCGAACTGGGACTGGTTTCTGACACCCCTGGTGTCAGGGAGACGATCCCACAAGAAGACATTTGTGTCGCCCTCGGGCGACACCTGGTCGGCGACTGGGGCGAGGTGATGGGTGCCGAGGCGGACTTGAATTGGGAGGCGATATCGAGCCGAGTGGGCTTGATCATCTCCCAGTATCGGTCCACAGCAGGCGTTCGGTTCGGCGTGATCACCGAACCGAAAACCCGGAACACGTTCGTCATCCTGGCCCATCAGGGCCGGAACGACGAACAAAAACGGGACTAACGACGGGAGCAGCGTCGTGTCGTCCCTGGGGTCGGAGCACCCCGATGACTAACCCGCGGTGTCGAGCTCGAAGATGAGCCCGCCACCGCACCATCCAGTGGAGGCGCTTATGGCCACCATACGGATGTCTATGCCCTTGAGCCATCCTCTTTGGCGACGCCTGCTCAACAACCTGTTGTTGACGGCGTTCGTCCTTTGGTTGATTGTGCCCAAGGTTTTTTGGGTTGCTCTGTGGGACAGCCTCGTCGAAACCACGCAAGAGGAGGTCTCACCATAGGGTTCTTGATCGAGGTTTTGGGCCCGAAAGCTTGTGGTTTACGCCACCGGCCTTCGGGCCTCTTTTTTTGCATAGCACGGAACGCGGGGCCGTGTAAAGAGTTATTTCTGGAGCAGGCCCATGTCGATCCAGATCGGGGCCAACTCCTTGAATTGCTGCAACAACGCCTCGTAACGTTTGAGATCCTCTTCGGTCTTGGCGGGCGACCATTTGGGCCGGTCGTTCCAACTCCAGGGATGACTCTCCCCGGCACCGGCTCGGGCGAACGCGGTCGGACTGCTGAGCGCCCCTCGCTGCAGGAGGCTGCTGAAGGAAACCGGCCGTGGTACGTCGTATTGGCGGGCCGGGCTGGTACCCATGATGTAGCGGCCCTTGGACAGGAACGGTGCATACAGGCGTTGCACGTTGGGGTCCTCGGCTCGCTTGCGAAGCTGCTGAGCCTCGGACTCGCGACGCGTGGCGTCGGCGGCCGCCTGGCTGGCCGCGGCGGCGGCTTCGACCGCGGCCCGCTGCCGTTCGGCCTCCGCGCTTCGGCGTTTGGATTCGGCTTCGGCCCGGGACACTTCATCACGGCCGGCCCGCAGGATGCTTTCGCGCCGCTCCTGGGCCTTCATCTCGGCAACCTCTTCGGTCGCGGTGCGTTCGGCGGCCGCGACCTTCTCGGCGATCGCCGTGGCGCGGGCGAGAGCAAGGTCTTCTTTGTATTTGTCGATAGCCTGCTGAAGCGTCAGCGTGCTGGGAGCGGTATCCTTCGCCCGAGTCAGCATCTGCTCGACGGTTTCAATGCGTTCGCGGATCTCGCTGAGCAGCTCTTTGGCGGTCGTTCGTTCGGCTCGCAGGGCGGTGAGCATGTCGGGGGCGGGCCGGTAGTTGGAGTCGGGATCGTCGAGGGCGTCGCGCACGGGCCTGATGAGAAGCTGAACACGGGAACGGTGCTGGTGGACCTGATCGGCGTTCGGCTCTTCGCTCCTACTGAGAGAATCAAAGGCCTTGACGAAATCGGGGTGGGCGGCGAGAAGGCGGCCTTGTTCACTGGTCAGCAGGCCGACGGACAAACCCTGCCAGCGGTTGATCTGGGCCTGAACATCGTCCAACAGACGTAGGGTTTCGGTGGCGGCGTCGCTGGTCTCCTGCAGCAGCGTCAGGGCGAGCGCGCGAGCCTCCTGCTGGACGTTCTTGGCCGTGGTGATTTCCGCTTTGGTGAGATCCGGCTTGGTGGCGGGGCCAGGCGACCAGTTGAGCTGAGGCGGTTCTTGAGGTTTGTCGGAGAAGAAGAACGTGGCGATGAACGGCGCCACAATGGCCAGAACCGCGATACTGATAATCGAGCGAACGGCGGCGAATTTGCGACGGGGTCTTGGATCAGGATTTGCGCTCATCGTGTGACTCCTCACTGTCTGATTGGGCCTTCTTTCGTTTTGGTTTCTTGGCTGGGGCATGCTGTCGCGTGTCGTGGACTTCAACTGCGATGACCGGGTTGTTCTGGGGGGTGGGCGGCGGTGCCGCCGGCGGCGGTTCGTGGCCCGTGGGTAACGGCGGGCTCATCGTGCCGGGCTGTTGGGCGGGCCAGGGGGTCTCGGACCGCTTCTTGTGTTGGCCCGCGGTGATGTGGTAGTCGGAACGGAGCGGGAAGGAGAAACCCTCGAACCGGGTGTAGCCGCTGCCGCGGGAGATTTGGACGATGCTGTACTTCTCGCGGTCCGTCAGGCGGATGATGTCGTTGCGGCGGAAACGCGGTCCGATCTGCTCGGAGGTGGTGACGGATATGTCCGAGGCGCTCTCGCGGGTGGAGTACATGTGGTTCATGATCTCGCCGGAGGCTTTGATGAGGGCATCCTGCTGATACAGGTCGGTGGCGGCGAAGACCTGCTTGAAGCGGGTGTTGGCCTGGATCGCCGGAATGATATCGACGCCGGCGGTCTTCAGGTCGGCCAGGGTCTGATTGGCCAGGATGGCGGCGATGCCCATGCTGCGGGCCTGGCGGAGCAGGATCTCCAGGTTTTCCGAGACGATCTGCTGGAACTCATCGACCACGACGTAGACCCGACGGGTCTTGACGCCGCGGTGACGGTGGACGACGGCACTGGGGAGTAGCCCGTAGAAGGCCAGTTTGGCGATCTCGCGAGCGGCGGCGACTTGCAGCGTGGATTCGAGGTAGAAGTAAAGTACCTGGGGGCGAACAAACAAATCGGGCAGATCAATTCGCTGGTCCAAGGCCTCCGGGCTGACCAGACGTTGCTTGACGTGCGTGGCGGTGACGTTGAGGGCGTCAAAACTGGCGAGAGAGTCGATGGCGCTGAGGACCTCACCCGCTTCCTCCATCTGCTTGGCGGTGGCGCCGCCGGTGAGTTTGTTGGCGGCGTATTGCTGGAGCCGACGAAAACTGTCCGCTTCGGGGTTGCTCATCAGGCCGGCGAGGACGGCCCGGTTGTTGCGCGAATAGAAGCTTCGGCCATAGGCCTCGCCGTGTTCGAGGCCGAGTGATTGCAGAAGCACCTCGGCTCGTTGGTGCGCGGTCAGGTCGGCCATGAAACTCTGGGTAATCGGATTGAAGACATAGGTCGGCTTGGAGGAACCGTCGGTGAACCAGCGAAAACCGCCGGGGCCGAAACGCTCGACGGCCTCCAAACGGGCGGTCTCAAACAGGGCCATGTCCCCCTTGAGGTCGATGATCAGCACCGAGCAGTCGCCTCGCCGAATCAGGGGCACGATGAGCGGCATGAGGCCGAGCGAGGTCTTGCCCGAACCGGTGTCCCCGGTGATGTGAGCATGCTCGTGCAGGATGTTGCGGTGCAGGAGGACGGGATAGTCCGCTTGCGGATTGACCCCCAGCCAAAGGTGGTCCGACTCGCGGAGCGCGTCGCTATTGGCTGGTTCGGGTGGCGACTGGTCCGGCGGCGGCGAGGCGGAATCACCGGGCGGTTCTGGGGAAGGCGTTGGCGTGTCG
This sequence is a window from Phycisphaerae bacterium. Protein-coding genes within it:
- a CDS encoding type IV secretion system DNA-binding domain-containing protein, which encodes MRPSVAHNPDPLDVEQLPSADGMELDYRTEPVPLSRNAIQTGWGMLIAASAAAAATLVVRLTTAYTTSTLFLPIILPLGVGAALWGYANEKPKSFIYAAVLLGPLVWFLGAVAGADEQRSLYLRFYAASFVVTLYLAHLIVEHYAFWMHANPRLDRQTRDAWHRTWKGRPWRADIAPDPNRLRACDEREAPERLRYYLTLAFVGLVYAVGYTVLARASVPALAGLWTILLTIAVLLTFGLLNCVNYGPLTVSAFMTAMLVFGRAVISWATYNYHGTRAPGVFRSPTGPWLTRLILSGTALLLLYLAALPLAGYCPVVLWTTGPEPWIRAAGYDWFWEPAVRNWRHPFSVSPQRPEEIQARLEPHQKLYLERLPASLRPAYLQQLAAQRTAAPSSGAADQRQVDAARALRVYPDAWINPMFRGIQAREPLFLWALLASTLACVILPMLLALAVVFAVGSRVLLHHYLGLEAPDAVYVAASLPASSNRPLPDWQAYARRLHESQHALPCGDTPTPSPEPPGDSASPPPDQSPPEPANSDALRESDHLWLGVNPQADYPVLLHRNILHEHAHITGDTGSGKTSLGLMPLIVPLIRRGDCSVLIIDLKGDMALFETARLEAVERFGPGGFRWFTDGSSKPTYVFNPITQSFMADLTAHQRAEVLLQSLGLEHGEAYGRSFYSRNNRAVLAGLMSNPEADSFRRLQQYAANKLTGGATAKQMEEAGEVLSAIDSLASFDALNVTATHVKQRLVSPEALDQRIDLPDLFVRPQVLYFYLESTLQVAAAREIAKLAFYGLLPSAVVHRHRGVKTRRVYVVVDEFQQIVSENLEILLRQARSMGIAAILANQTLADLKTAGVDIIPAIQANTRFKQVFAATDLYQQDALIKASGEIMNHMYSTRESASDISVTTSEQIGPRFRRNDIIRLTDREKYSIVQISRGSGYTRFEGFSFPLRSDYHITAGQHKKRSETPWPAQQPGTMSPPLPTGHEPPPAAPPPTPQNNPVIAVEVHDTRQHAPAKKPKRKKAQSDSEESHDERKS
- a CDS encoding PEP-CTERM sorting domain-containing protein, whose translation is MFKRIFTLAVVLLVLAGPITNPTLGLTEQDTALDADHKTFAYDPMFDSVVRMRVRFGSSWYTSSGFYLGNGWFGHTGHQYFNESGAPADEVRFYSGRDSVNYDNMWVADKTDLHDAYTGITGTGKDFGMSQVSGVVDLPALVRSYTAPVRGMEYAFAGFGRYGTASNPNQGQDYQMRAGKNVAEKFGGDSPYFNVEPQYMLAVFDPPGPFDVPLEAHGAYGSSGSEVLWNLNGDYLGGGVMTAVRGDFGYFAQSIILPFTEVNDFIDVRVPEPSTLGFLFAGLVLIGRRRTRFRGSGR